CGGCTTCGTCACGTTCTACAGCCGAACGCGCAACAAGCTTTGGATGAAAGGCGAGACGAGCGGCAACCGGCTGGCGCTGGTCTCGGCGGCGACGGATTGCGACTCCGATTCGCTCCTGCTGCGCGTGCGCGTGGAGGGCGCCGGCGTGGTGTGCCACGAAGGCACGCGCTCGTGCTTCACGCGTCCCATCGCGATTTCGGCGCCGGCGGCGCAGGAGGCGGCGCAATGAAGCTCCGACTCGGCATTCCCAAGGGCAGCCTGCAGGAAGCGACGCTGCAACTGTTCGCGCGCGCCGGGCTGAACGTCTACACCAGCCCGCGCTCGTACTTTGCTTCGACCGATGATCCCGAGATCGAATGCATGCTGATTCGCGCGCAGGAGATGGCGCGCTACGTGGAGCACGGCGTGCTCGACGCCGGACTCACCGGCCGCGATTGGGTGGTCGAGAGCGGACTCGAGGTGGTCAGCGTGGCCGACCTGATCTACGCCAAGCAGAGCCGCGGCAAGGTGCGTTGGGTACTTGCGGTGCCGGAAGATTCCAGGTTCCAGAACGCGCGCGATCTCGAGGGCTGCATCATCGCCACCGAACTGGTCAGCGTCACGCGCAACTGGTTTGCCGAGCGCGGCGTAAACGTCACCGTCGAATTTTCCTGGGGTGCGACCGAGGTCAAGCCGCCCATGCTCGCCGACGCCATTGTGGAGGTCACCGAGACCGGCAGCTCGCTGCGCGCCAACCGGCTGCGGATTCTGGAAACCGTGCTCGAGTCAAACACGCAGGTGATCGCCAATGGGAAAGCGTGGGAGGACGCCGCACGGCGCCGCAAAATCGAGAACCTGGCGCTGATGCTGTGCGGCGCCATCGCCGCGCAGGGGCGCGTGGGACTGATGCTCAACGTGGAGAAGCGCGACCTGACCAACGTGCTTGCCGTGCTGCCGGCGCTCAAGCGTCCGACGATCTCGCAACTGAGCGACGACGGCTGGGTGGCCGTGAACACGGTCATCGAAGAAACGGCCGCGCGCGAGATCATCCCGCGGCTGAAGGCAGCCAATGCGCAGGGCATCGTGGAGTACCCGCTGAACAAGGTGGTGATGTGATGCGCATCGTGGCAGGCGGAAGGGCCGCAGCGACGGTAGCGCGGCTGGCGGACCGTGGCGCGGCAGCAACGGCGAGCGTAGAGCCGGCGGTGCGGCGGATTGTCGCCGCGGTGCGGCGCGGAGGCGATCGCGCCCTGGTTGCTTATGCGCGCAAGTTTGACGGGCTCGCGGCGAACCAGGCGCTGCGAGTGTCATCCGACGAATTGCAGGCGGCCTGGCGCGAGTGTCCTGCCGATCTGCGGGCGGCGCTTCGCGCTGCCGCGCGGAACATCCGGCGGTTCGCTCAGTGGCAGCGGCCGGCCGAATGGCGCCGGGAGATCGCGCCAGGGGTGTGCGTCGGGCAGCTCGTGCGGCCGCTCGAGTCGGTGGGCTGCTACGTTCCCGGAGGCAGGTATCCGCTGCCTTCGACGCTGCTCATGACGGTGGTCCCGGCGCAGGTCGCGGGCGTGCGGCGGATCGCGGTGGTTTCGCCGCGACCCGCCAAGGAAACGCTTGCCGCGGCGGCGATGCTGGGTGTTAAGGAGTTTTACCGCATTGGCGGCGCACAGGCGATTGCGGCGCTCGCCTACGGAACGGAAACTGTTTCGCGCGTGGCAAAGATCGTTGGGCCGGGAAATCTTTATGTCACTGCCGCGAAGAAAATAGTGGCGTTCGATTGCGGAATTGATTTCCTCGCCGGTCCGACCGAGGCGCTGCTCGTCAGGGACGACGGCGACCTGGAATTCATCGCCGCCGACCTGGTTGCGCAAGCGGAGCACGATCCCGCGACACTGCCGGCGCTGATTACTTGCTCGCGAGCGCTTGCGCAAGACGTGGCGGCGATTGTGCGGCGCAAGTCGCGTGAGAACTCGGTTGCGCGAATGTCACTGCGCCGCAATGGCGTGATTCTGCTCGCGCGCTCGCCGGAGCAGGCGATGCAATTTGCCAATCAGCTTGCGCCCGAGCACGTGAGCGTCAGCGCGGACGCCCTTCCTTCCGTTGAAAATGCCGGCTCGATTTTTGTGGGCGACTACTCGGCGCAGGCGTTTGGCGATTACGGCTCCGGACCGAACCATGTGCTGCCCACCGGCGGCATCGCTCGCTCGCGTGGCGGGCTGAGCGTGCTCGACTTCGTCAAGCTGATCACCGTGCAGGAGATTTCGCGCGAAGGAACGCGAAGCCTGCGGTGGGCCGGGCGACTCGGACAAGCGGAGGGACTGAGAGCTCATGCCGAATCCATCGAGGCGAGGTGCGCCCGTGCCTAAGCCGCGCAAGGCCGTCGCCAGGCTGAAGGAGTACCACGCGCCCATTGCAGGCCGCACCGGCCTGCGGCTCGACTTCAACGAGAACACGCAAGGATGCTCGCCGCGCGTTCTCGAGCGCCTGCACGGGATCAGCGCAGACGACCTCGCGCGTTATCCCGAGCGCGCGCCGGTGGAGGCGCGCGTTGCGCGATTTCTTGGACTCGCGCCGGAGCAGGTGCTGCTGACCGCGGGCGTGGACGAGGCGATACACCTGGCGTGTGAGGCGTTCCTCGAGCCCGCCGACGAGGCGCTGATCGTTTCGCCGACCTTCGCGATGTACGAGATTCTTACATCGGCAACCGGCGCGACCGTTCGCGCCGTTCCTGCGGCGCCGAACTTTCAGTTCCCGGCCGAAGCGCTGTTCGCAGCGGTCAATGGGAAAACGCGGATGATCGCCATCGCCAATCCCAACAATCCGACCGGCGCAGCGGTCGATCCGAAATTACTCACCGGCCTCGCCGAGACGGCGCGCGACATCGTCGTCTTCGTTGACGAGGCGTATTTCGAGTTCTGCGGGCAAAGCGCGCTCGAAGGCGTGCGGCGACTGCCGAATTTGCTCGTAGCGCGTACTTTTTCGAAGGCCTACGGGCTGGCGGCGCTGCGCGTTGGCGCGGTGGCCGGGAGTCAGGAGATGATCTCCGCGCTGCGGCGGCTGGCCACCCCCTACAACGTGAACGGCGTCGCGCTCGCGTGTGTTGAAGCTGCGCTCGCGGACCAGGACTACGTTCGCAATTACGTCGCGCAGGTGCGCGCCGGCCGCGAGGCGCTTCAAGCCGAGCTGCTGCGATTGAACGTCCCGTCGTGGCCGAGCGAAGCGAACTTCGTGCTCGCTGCGTTTGGCGACGCCCACGAAGAATTCGTAGAGAGGATGCGCGCCCGCGGAATCCTGGTGCGCGACCGCAGCTCCGATCCTGGCTGCGCCGGCTGCGTGCGCATCACGATCGGCGCCGATGAGCACAACCGACAGCTCCTGGCGGCGTTGCGCGATGCGGTCGGCGAACTGCGCCAGCGGCAAGGAGCGGCGCGATGAAACGCCGCGCGCGGCTGCACCGCAAAACCAACGAAACCGACATTCGCGTCACGCTGGCGCTCGACGGCCGCGGGCGGTACCGGGTCCGGACCGGCATTCGCTTTTTCGATCACATGCTGGAGCTTTTCGCGCGGCACGGAGGATTTGACCTGGAGGTCGAGGCGCGCGGCGACCTCGACGTGGACCAGCACCACACGGTGGAAGACGTGGGCATCGCGCTGGGTGAGGCTTTCGCCGCCGCGCTTGGCGATAAGCGCGGGATCTTGCGCGCGGGCTACTACCTGATGCCGATGGACGAGACGCTCGGGCTGGCTGCGATTGACTTCGGCGGGCGGGCAGCGGCGGTGGTGGCCACCAAGGTCCGCGTAAGGCTGGTGGGCGACTTGCAGAGCGAACTGGTGCACGACTTCTTCGAGGGCTTCGCGCGGGGCGCGCGCGTGAACCTGCACGCGCGCGTGCTTTACGGCCGCAGCAATCACCACAAGATCGAAGCGCTGTTCAAAGCGTTTGCGCGGGCGCTGCGCGTGGCGGTGGCGCGCGATTCGCGTCTTTCGCGCATGCTGCCTTCGACGAAAGGATTGCTGTGATCGCGATCGTGGACTACCAGGCGGGGAATCTCGCGTCGGTAAAGAAGGCGCTCGATCACCTCGGCTTCGAGTCGGTGATCACAAACGATCGCAAGTTTGTGGGAAGCGCCGGCAAAATCATTCTGCCGGGTGTGGGCAACTTCGCGGCGACCTCAGCTCTCCGCAGTTCAGGACTTGCGGAAACGATTCGCGAAGCGATCGCACGCGGAACCCCGTTCCTGGGCATCTGCGTGGGCATGCAATGGATGTTCGACGGCAGCGAGGAAGCGCCCGGCGTGGCGGGGCTCGGAGTGTTCCCGGGCCGATGCGGACGCTTCCCTTCCGGCGTGAAGTCCCCGCATGTGGGCTGGAACCGGCTTCAGCCGCGGCGACCGTCGCAGCTGCTCCGAGGCATCGAGCCGGGGGCCTTCGTTTACTACACGCACTCGTATCGCGCGCCCGCCGGCGCGGGCACGGTCGCGGAAAGCAGCTATGGCGGCCAGTTTGCGGCCGTCGTGGAGCGCGGGAATGCGTTCGGCGTTCAGTTTCATCCGGAAAAGTCGGCGGAAACAGGGCTGAAGCTGCTGGCGAATTTCTGCGAGGCGGCATGCTGACGCGCCGCATCATCGCGTGCCTCGACGTGGATGGCGGCCGCGTGGTGAAGGGCGTGAGGTTCCTGCACCTGCGCGATGCCGGCGATCCGGCGGAGCTTGCGCGGGCGCACGCCGCCGCAGGAGCGGACGAAATCGTTCTGCTCGACATCACCGCGACGCACGAGCGGCGCGCCACCTTGCTGGACTGCGTGCGCCGAACCGCGCGTGAACTGTTCATCCCGTTCACGGTCGGAGGCGGAATCCGAACGCTCCGCGACGCGGCCGCGGTGTTCGACGCCGGCGCCGACAAGGTCGCGATCAACTCGGCCGCGGTCGAGCGCCCGGAACTGATCGGTGAAATTGCCGAACGTTTCGGCTCGCAGGCGGTGATCGTGGCGGTGGATGCGCGCCGAGCGAACGGAAACGGCGCCGAAGTGTACGTATCCGGCGGGCGCATTCCAACCGGTCGCGATGTGATTGCGTGGGCGCGCGAAGCGGAACAGCGCGGCGCGGGAGAGATCCTGCTCACTTCCATGGACCGTGACGGCACGCGCCGGGGCTTCGATTGCGAGCTGACGGCGAGCATTGCCGCGGCGGTGCAGATTCCCGTGATCGCCTCGGGCGGCGGGGGCAGCGTGGCGGATTTTTTCGATGTGTTCCGCGCCGGCCGCGCCGATGCCGCGCTGGCGGCGAGCATTTTTCACTTCGGCGTCCACAGCGCGGCCGAGCTGAAGCAGCGCCTTGCCGCCGCCGGCGTTCCGGTGAGGTGGCCGTGCTGATTCCTTCGATAGACCTGATGGGCGGCAAGATCGTGCAGCTGGTGGGCGGCGCGCGGAAGACGCTGGAGACTGACGACTTCGACGGCTGGATGGCGCGCTTCGCCCCGTATCCGATGGTGCAGCTGATCGATCTCGACGCCGCCATGAACAAGGGCAGCAATCGCGAGCTGGTCACCAGGATCGCTTCGCGACTTCCCTGCCAGGTCGGCGGAGGCGTGCGCGACCTCGCCGCGGCCGAGGAGCTGCTGGCCGCGGGAGCGCGGCGAGTGATCATCGGCTCATCGCTGGTGAGAAACGGGAAGCCGGATGTGGCGTTTGCGGCAGCGATTGCGGCGGCCGTTTCCTCCGAGCGGCTGGTGTTTGCGGTGGATTCGCGCGCGGGCAAGGTTGCGGTCAGCGGCTGGAGCGAGCAGACCGCGCTCGAACCCATCGAGATGATGCGAGCGCTCGAGCCCTGGTGCGGAGCATTTCTGTATACGCACATTGACACCGAGGGACAGCTACGCGGGTTTCCGCTGGACGTTGCGGAACAACTGCGGCGAGCGACCGCACGGCAAATCGCTGTCGCAGGCGGCGTCCGGTCACACGAAGAAGTCGCGGCACTCGATGCGCTGGGCCTGGACGCGGTGGTGGGCATGGCAATCTACACCGGCGTGATGCAGGCGTAGGCGGCCGCCGCGCGTGGAAACACTGCTCTGTTCGCTACGACGACCTCGCGGCACGGGCGAGGTCACCCGGTTCCGCGCCGGTCTTGTTGGTGCACGCTGCCACCACGAGCACGCAGAGTGAGCTGATCAGCACCGGAAACCAGACGGCGGACACCCAAGGCTCGGGGATAAGAAAGAGCACATCGAGTTCGGTGAGCGATTGCGGCCAGCGCACAGTGACCCGGAGACCTGCGTAGTAGCAGATGTCCCACCAGGAGAAGATCCAGAGGAATGCGGCGAACCGCTCACGACGGCCGCGAGCGGCAACGGCGGCGACGGCGACCAGCATGAGGATGGTCGCCGCTTCCCGGAAGAGTTCGACCGTCATGAGGCTTGCCGGGAATTGCGCCACCGAGTCAAGGTGAACGCCAGCGCCGGTTTGCCCGGCGAGTCGCGCCACGTCGGCGAGCGTGCCGTGATAGCCCGGCAGCATGCCTGCGGCGGCGCGCAGGTAAACCACCACGGCAGCCTCCACAAAACCGAAACCAATACCAAACAGCGCGAGGTAGAACAGGTCGGCGCGCGTGAGTTGCAGCGGCCGGCGGCGCCAGCTGAGCCATGCGGCGAGGGGAACCAGGAGAAGAAGGTTCACCCAGTACGGGTAGGCCAATCCGTAGTACGACATGGCCGAATGATAGAGCCAGTCGCGACCCGGTTGCTGGCGATTCGCACCCCATTCTTTCCATGGCAACCAGCAAAGGCTCCCGCGGTCGGTGGCAACCACCGCTCATCTCACAATTCGGAAACTACTACAGCGGTAGTAGCGCCACCAGCGCTGCTCATCTTCCGGTTTCCGCTGCCGGATTGTCTTCGCTTTGCGAAGCGATGCGAGTCAAAAGGTATGCGCACGGTATGTGGCGCATTGCTCTGGGCCTGTCCGGGGCATTTTGTTAGCGCTATTCCGCCTCGGCGGTAACGACCTTGGCGCGGGGCGCGGCCGTTGGAATCAAGCGTTGCACCAGGCGATAGAGCAGCAGCACACCCAGGATGACGGCGTAGACGGCGGGAAGGGTGATGTCTGCCTTCACCAGCCACCAGTAGTGCACCACGCCCGCGATGGCGCTGGCGTAGATGAGGCGGTGGACCAGTTGCCAGCGCTTTTTCAGCTTGCGAATCGCCCATTGCGTGGACGTGAGAGCGAGCGGAATCATGAGCGCGAAGCCGAGAAAGCCGACGGTGATGAAGCGCCGCTTGGCGACGTCGGCAAGCATCTCGCGGATGTCGAAGAACTTGTCCAGCCAGATGTAGGTGATGAAGTGCAGCACACCGTAGAAAAACGCAAACAAGCCCAGCAGGCGGCGGAAGCGGATGAGCCACAGGCGGCCGGTGAGCTTGCGGATGGGAGTGATCGCCAGCGTGGTCAGCAGCAGGCGCATGGTCCAGTCGCCGGTGGCGTGGGTAATGACCTCGATCGGATTGGCGCCGAGGCCATCTTGCGCGAACTTCAGGCCGAGCAGCGCGAGCGGCAGCAGGCACAGCACCCACACCGCGACCTTCATCGCCACGATGGCGCGATGCGACGGCATCAGAAGTTCTTCCTCAAGTCCATGCCGGAATACAAGCTGGCCACCTGGTCGCCGTATCCGTTGAACATCAGCGTGGGACGCTTGAAGAACTCGCCGATGCGCCGCTCCTTCGCCTGGCTCCAGCGCGGATGGTCCACGGTGGGATTCACGTTGGAATAGAACCCGTATTCGTTGGGCGCGGTGCGGTTCCAGGTGTTGATCGGTTGGCCCTCGACCAGGCGGACCTTGACGATCGCCTTGATGCTCTTGAAGCCGTACTTCCACGGCACCACGAGGCGGATGGGCGCTCCGTCCTGGTTCGGCAACACGTCGCCGTAGAGGCCGACGGCGAGGATGGCGAGCGGGTTCATGGCTTCGTCGAGGCGCAAGCCTTCGACGTAGGGCCAGTCGAGGACGCTGCCGCCCTGCCCGGGCATCTGGCTGCGGTCGAGGATGGTGGTGAACTCCACAAATCTCGCTTTGCCTAGTGGCTCGACCTGCTTGAGGAAGTTTGCCAACGGGAAACCGACCCACGGAATCACCATGGACCAGCCCTCGACGCAGCGATGCCGGTAAATGCGCTCTTCCAGCGGGTTCGATTTCAAAATGCTGTCAATGTCGAGCGTGAGCGGCTTCTTCACCAGGCCTTCCACGCGGACCGTCCATGGACGCGTGCGGAAGTTGCGCGCCAGCCCGGCGGGCTCATACTTGTCGGTGCTGAACTCGTAGTAGTTGTTGTAATTGGTGATGTCCTTGAACGGCGTTTGCTTCTCGCTCGTGCTGAAGGCGCTCTTACCAACCGGGCCGGGCAGTGAGCCGGCATGAGCAGTTTCCACGTCGCCGCCCATGCGCAGCAGACCCGCACTGGCCGCCGCCACCGCTCCGGCGCCAGCAGCCGCCATCCCGATGAACTTGCGGCGGTTCAGGTAGAGCTTCTTGTCGGTGATTTCCGAGGACTTTATGTCTGCCGGTTTACGAATGAGCATACGATTCCCGCGGCCTCACGTCTGGTCTCTTAGACATTTTAGGTACGAAAAAGTGACAAATACAGATTTTAGTTCCTCGCCCTGATTGGGGCGCATCGCAGCGTAACGCCGACGAGCACGGGGGAGTCCGCGTTCGTCAGCCTCGAGTCCCAATCATCCCGTTTACGGCAGGTGGTCGAAGTAGCAGGGCCTTCCGCTGGTCGGCGTGGGCGGGGTTGGCGGCGTGGCCAGCGCCGCGTTGCTGAAATCGAAGAACTCGGTCATGTCGGGCTGTGCGGCGTCGCGCGCGGTAAGGTTGGGCAGCCCAAAGCGCGTCTCGATGAATTTCAGGACCGCGGAGTAGTCCATCGGGGTGTGCGAGACGAAGTGCGGCTTCACGAAAGGCGAAATCACGATCAGTGGCACGCGAAAGCCCGTGATGGTGAAGTCGCCCTGGTGGTCGGTGGGTTTCAGGTCGAGCGGCTTGATGCCGTCGGGGCTGACCGTATCCATGGGCGGGACGTGGTCGAAGAGCCCGCCGCCTTCGTCCCAGGTGAGGATGAAGACGCTGTCCTTCCACGCCGAGCTGGTCATGAGCGCGTTGATGATGTTGGCGGTGTGCTTCACTCCGGGTGTGATGGCGTTGCCGGGGTGCTCATCCAGGCCCGACGTCTCGCCGGTTTCGATGAGCGCCACCTGCGGCAGCGTGCCCGCGGCGAGGTCGGCGAAGTACTGCGAGAGCGGAACAATGTTCTCCTTGTGCTGGGTGGCGAACGGCTGAAAAACGTTCAGCGTGGTGATGCCCGGATCGGTCACGTACACCTTCCACGATATGTTCGCGTTCTGGAGCAGATGGAAGATGGTCTTGATGGGCAGCGTCCGCGGTGGATCGTTGGTGTACCCGGCCGACGTGGCCGCCAACGAGAAGATGCGGTTGGGCGGCGTTCGCGCGGGCAGCGGCGAGAACCAGCGGTCCGACGTCGCGAACGCGGTCGCCATGAAGTAGTAGTAATTGAGCTGGTCCGAATCGTAGTGGCCCATGGCGCGCCGGCCTTCCTGGTCGAAGAAGTTATTGTCACGCGCGTACTTGGCGGCGGTGTAGACGAAGCCGTCCATGGTGGCGGGCGCGCTGGGAGTGCCCGGATTGTTGCGGTTGCGATCGCGATGGCTCTCGTTCCATGAGGGGCTCGTGTTCTCCTGGCATTGGGTCGCCATCTTGAATGCTTTGATCGTTCCAGAGCCGTCGAACGTGGGATTCGACGCGTTCGCCGGGACCCCGTCCACATCGGGGCCCAGTCCCTGACTGATGCGGAACGCATTGAGCTGTCCGAAGTAGCTGTCGAACGAGCGGTTCTCCTGCATCATGAAAACGATGTGATTGATGTTGCTCTGGAAGCTGCCGCTGGGAGCCGGAGTGGGCGAGGGCGACGGCCCGGCTACGCTCTCGGGCGGTCCCTGTCTTACACCCTGACAGCCGGCAAGTGAGATGGCTACAACGATGAGAGGAATGAAGACGCGCAAAGCCCTGGGGATCGGCACCGGCGGTTCTCCTGCTGCCGATTAGAGGGACTGAAATCCCGCGCGAGTTGGCTTGTTTGGAGTTCGCCGAAGATTTTGTGAGGCAACTCGGAGCAGAGTAGCCGGGCAGAGTAGTAAGGAGGTTGAGGGTCCGAAGCCGTGAGGTTTCGAAGGGGCGTTGTGATCGCCGGCACCGCGCGCCCCCACTCGCAACAGTCCTGGAAGCGCCGAAACCTCGAACCTTCCAACCTGCTCTACTGTGCCGTCTGCATTGCTTCGCCGACCGATTCGCCGCGCTTCAGGATGCGGTCGAAGAACTCGGCGCCGGCGGCGTAGGCGCGGACCCAGTTGCGCCAAAGCAGGAAGTCGTGGATTTCGTCGGGAAAAACGATCTGCTCAAAAGGCACGCCCCGGGCCCGCAGCCGCTGGGCCAGGTCCACCGTCTGGCTGAAGGCGACGTTGCGGTCGTCGTCGCCCTGGATGAGGAGCACGGGCGATTTCCAGGTGGCAATCGAGGCGTTCGGCGACGACTCAAAGGCCAGCTTGGCGGCGGCAAGAGCGTCGGGCGCATCGCTGGCCGGCCCGCCGATTCGGCGAAGCGTGGACCAGTCGTGAACCCCGTGAAGGTCAACACCGGCGGCAAAGATGTCGGAGTTCCGGGCCAGGCCCATCGCGGTGAGAAATCCGCCGTAGGAGCCGCCCCATAGACCAACCTTTTTCGGATCGACGATCGGCAGAGACTGCAGGTACCGCCCGGCGGCGACGATGTCTTTGTATTCGGAGGCGCCGCGCCACCCGCCATCGGGCGGTTCGCGAAAGTCGCGTCCGTACATGATGCCGGTGCGATAGTTCACCGACAGGACGACGTAACCCAGGCTGGCGAGATACTGATTCGCCTCGTACGCATTGTGGTAGTAGTAGCCGTAGTGGAAACCGAGCAGCATTTGGCGCATTGAGCCGCCGTGAATGTAGACCAGCGCCGGGCCAGGCGCGGTGCGTCCGCGGGGAACGAAGAGCTGGCCGTGGATGCTCCAGCCGTCTTCGGCCTTGAAGATGACCTGCTTCGGTTCCACGAGCTGTGCCGAGGGGAAGTCTGCCGGCAGCGCCTCGGGCGCGATCATTTCCCTGCCCGACGACGTCAGCCGGTACGGCATGGCGGGCGAGGTCCCGCTCGAGCCGAAGCAGACGACGAACTTGCCATCACCGGTCTCCATGGGGCGCCACTCGATGGTCTGGCCGCGAGTCAGCGCCTGTGGGCGGCCGCCCGCGACGGCGACGCGCCAGAGGTGGCGGCGATCAACATCGTCCTGGTTCGACGAGTACAGCACGCTGTTGCGGTCGACGCTGAGGCTGACGTGCTCGACGTCGAAGTCGCCAGAGGTGAGCAGCGTTGCGGGGCCGCCGCTGGTCGCGACCGAATAAAGATGGTTGCGTCCGTCCTGCTCGCTGGCGAAGACGATTCGGCCGTTGGCAAACTGGAACGACGCGTCGGCAGTGAGCCGCGGAAAGGAGCTGCGCAGGTCAGCGGCGCTGCGCCAGATCGCGCGCGCAGTGCCGGTGGAGGCGTCGGCGATCCAGATGGACCAGGGTTGCGGCGCCACGGGGATGAGCGGCTGTCGCTGCTGGCGTCCGGGAAGGCGGATGAACGCGATCTGCCTGCCGTCAGGTGACCAGCGGGGAAAAAGATCGCGGTCCACGCTGGGTGCCAGCCAGAGAATGGTGTCGCGCTGCGCGTCGTAGACGCCGATAAAGCTGTGATCGCCGCGATCGCTGCGGAACGCCACACGTTTGCCGTCGGGCGACCACTTGGGATCGGAGTTGTCGCCGCGGACATAGGCCAGCGCCTTGGCAGGCACGCCCCCAGCGACGGGAGCGACCCACAACTGCTTGCGCGCCGCCCACAGCGCGGTCTGGCCGTCGGGCGAGATCTGAATGTCCTCGCAGCCTTCTTCGCCGCAGGCCATTTCCCCGAGCAGGCGCGGCTGCGCGGCGCCGTCAATCTCCATCGCCCAAACCTGCTGCCTGGGCTGCTCCACGCTGCTGTTGGGATTGGCCACTTCTTTGTCGTTGTTGGTTTCGCTGCCGCGAGCATAGACAATGGTCTTGCCGTCGGGCGTAAGCCGCACGCTGGAGATGGCCTGCCCGTCATCGCCGCTGTAGCGCGTGACCCGGCGGGCGCGGAAGTCGGGTGCGTCGGCGATCCACACGTTGCGCGCACCCTTGGCGGCAAAGACCCAGGCGATGCGGCCGCCCCGCGGTTGCACCGCGAGGTCGGAGGGAAACGGCGAACTCATCACTTGCTCGAGCGTGAATGAGCCCGCGGCCAATGCGACCGGGCACAGAGCGAACAGGCACACTAAAACGCGAGGAGAAAGACGAATGAGGCGGTTCATGGCGCCAGCAGAGTAATTCAGCGCGGCGTCTTTTCCAAGCGAGCTGGACTGAAGTCGGCGGGCTTGCCACCATAGCTGACGCCGGCGCGCTTGAGCTCCTCAAGCGTTGCGCCGGCGCGAATGTAGACGTCTTCCGACTTGTCGTCCGGCTGAGCCAGCACGAGCAGGCCATCGCGCAGTTGAAAAATGCCGCTCTTGGCAGGCGCGCGCGAATCGCCCGCGGGCGCCGCCAGGGTGAACGTCTGCGCGGAGAGGTCGTAACTACCTGCCGTCGTCCGCATGGGCACGCGGATCTTGGCGAGACCATCTCGCGTGAACTCATGGAAGGTGTTGCGCGCGATTTCTGCCAAAGCGGCGGCGTTCCTTGAGCCTGCTTCCTGGCCCGCGCCCTCGGCGCTGAGCGCAGCCTGGTTTGCTTCGGGCGCCGGCGCGTCCAGGACCCACACACCAACGATCGGCGGATCGCCGGGACGCGCAGGGGTCAGGCGCTTGAATCGCGCCTCGCGCCGCTGCGCTGAGCCGGGAGACGACTGGAACATGTAGTCGCCCTCAAAGCGGATCGCGGTGATCATTGGCTTGGCGTCAGGCCTGGTGGACCCGGAGGGGAGAATCAACTGGTGACCCTCAACTCGATACGGTTCCTCGACGATGGCGCCGACTGACATTCGCAGCGTTCCGCCCGGCATGAACTCCCAAATCGAGCCCAGCCCTCCCAGCGAGCGATGCACCGCTACCCACGTGCCGACGAGTTGCGCCTCGGTGACTGGTGGGGCGTTGGCCGGCTGCTGAGCGAGCGCGAGGGCGGTCAGCGCAAAGAGGAGGACTGCGTGCTTCATCGCCGATATCTCAACACTTCCATTGACGGAGGTGCAAGCCGATGACGCTGCTGAGGCAAACGCCGGACAGAAAAGATACG
This genomic interval from Terriglobales bacterium contains the following:
- the hisI gene encoding phosphoribosyl-AMP cyclohydrolase, giving the protein MKPGSREEISIDFEKMQGLAPAIVQDAATGEVLMLGFMNAAAWFATLRCGFVTFYSRTRNKLWMKGETSGNRLALVSAATDCDSDSLLLRVRVEGAGVVCHEGTRSCFTRPIAISAPAAQEAAQ
- the hisG gene encoding ATP phosphoribosyltransferase, producing MKLRLGIPKGSLQEATLQLFARAGLNVYTSPRSYFASTDDPEIECMLIRAQEMARYVEHGVLDAGLTGRDWVVESGLEVVSVADLIYAKQSRGKVRWVLAVPEDSRFQNARDLEGCIIATELVSVTRNWFAERGVNVTVEFSWGATEVKPPMLADAIVEVTETGSSLRANRLRILETVLESNTQVIANGKAWEDAARRRKIENLALMLCGAIAAQGRVGLMLNVEKRDLTNVLAVLPALKRPTISQLSDDGWVAVNTVIEETAAREIIPRLKAANAQGIVEYPLNKVVM
- the hisD gene encoding histidinol dehydrogenase, whose translation is MRIVAGGRAAATVARLADRGAAATASVEPAVRRIVAAVRRGGDRALVAYARKFDGLAANQALRVSSDELQAAWRECPADLRAALRAAARNIRRFAQWQRPAEWRREIAPGVCVGQLVRPLESVGCYVPGGRYPLPSTLLMTVVPAQVAGVRRIAVVSPRPAKETLAAAAMLGVKEFYRIGGAQAIAALAYGTETVSRVAKIVGPGNLYVTAAKKIVAFDCGIDFLAGPTEALLVRDDGDLEFIAADLVAQAEHDPATLPALITCSRALAQDVAAIVRRKSRENSVARMSLRRNGVILLARSPEQAMQFANQLAPEHVSVSADALPSVENAGSIFVGDYSAQAFGDYGSGPNHVLPTGGIARSRGGLSVLDFVKLITVQEISREGTRSLRWAGRLGQAEGLRAHAESIEARCARA
- the hisC gene encoding histidinol-phosphate transaminase, with the translated sequence MPKPRKAVARLKEYHAPIAGRTGLRLDFNENTQGCSPRVLERLHGISADDLARYPERAPVEARVARFLGLAPEQVLLTAGVDEAIHLACEAFLEPADEALIVSPTFAMYEILTSATGATVRAVPAAPNFQFPAEALFAAVNGKTRMIAIANPNNPTGAAVDPKLLTGLAETARDIVVFVDEAYFEFCGQSALEGVRRLPNLLVARTFSKAYGLAALRVGAVAGSQEMISALRRLATPYNVNGVALACVEAALADQDYVRNYVAQVRAGREALQAELLRLNVPSWPSEANFVLAAFGDAHEEFVERMRARGILVRDRSSDPGCAGCVRITIGADEHNRQLLAALRDAVGELRQRQGAAR
- the hisB gene encoding imidazoleglycerol-phosphate dehydratase HisB, with protein sequence MKRRARLHRKTNETDIRVTLALDGRGRYRVRTGIRFFDHMLELFARHGGFDLEVEARGDLDVDQHHTVEDVGIALGEAFAAALGDKRGILRAGYYLMPMDETLGLAAIDFGGRAAAVVATKVRVRLVGDLQSELVHDFFEGFARGARVNLHARVLYGRSNHHKIEALFKAFARALRVAVARDSRLSRMLPSTKGLL
- the hisH gene encoding imidazole glycerol phosphate synthase subunit HisH; the encoded protein is MIAIVDYQAGNLASVKKALDHLGFESVITNDRKFVGSAGKIILPGVGNFAATSALRSSGLAETIREAIARGTPFLGICVGMQWMFDGSEEAPGVAGLGVFPGRCGRFPSGVKSPHVGWNRLQPRRPSQLLRGIEPGAFVYYTHSYRAPAGAGTVAESSYGGQFAAVVERGNAFGVQFHPEKSAETGLKLLANFCEAAC
- the hisF gene encoding imidazole glycerol phosphate synthase subunit HisF, which gives rise to MLTRRIIACLDVDGGRVVKGVRFLHLRDAGDPAELARAHAAAGADEIVLLDITATHERRATLLDCVRRTARELFIPFTVGGGIRTLRDAAAVFDAGADKVAINSAAVERPELIGEIAERFGSQAVIVAVDARRANGNGAEVYVSGGRIPTGRDVIAWAREAEQRGAGEILLTSMDRDGTRRGFDCELTASIAAAVQIPVIASGGGGSVADFFDVFRAGRADAALAASIFHFGVHSAAELKQRLAAAGVPVRWPC
- a CDS encoding HisA/HisF-related TIM barrel protein is translated as MLIPSIDLMGGKIVQLVGGARKTLETDDFDGWMARFAPYPMVQLIDLDAAMNKGSNRELVTRIASRLPCQVGGGVRDLAAAEELLAAGARRVIIGSSLVRNGKPDVAFAAAIAAAVSSERLVFAVDSRAGKVAVSGWSEQTALEPIEMMRALEPWCGAFLYTHIDTEGQLRGFPLDVAEQLRRATARQIAVAGGVRSHEEVAALDALGLDAVVGMAIYTGVMQA